From Tissierellales bacterium, the proteins below share one genomic window:
- a CDS encoding CsbD family protein, with the protein MDNLKWKGRWNQIKGKVKSTYADLTDNDLMYAEGKEEELLGKLQKKTGKSREEVNSWLNSL; encoded by the coding sequence ATGGACAATCTAAAATGGAAAGGACGCTGGAATCAGATTAAAGGTAAAGTTAAATCCACTTATGCTGATCTTACAGACAATGATCTTATGTACGCTGAAGGTAAAGAAGAAGAACTATTAGGTAAACTTCAGAAAAAAACTGGCAAATCAAGAGAAGAAGTTAACAGTTGGTTGAATAGTTTATAA
- a CDS encoding nucleoside deaminase: MKRAIELAVKNVEEGGQPFGAVLVKDNQIIAEGVNELHIKNDISGHAELLAIRKAQEKLGSLNLSSSTMYASGHPCPMCLSAMYFSGIKNIYYSASLEDLEEVGMEYSSFIYQELTKKNKERTIVMKHIGLSGDIENPLKM; encoded by the coding sequence ATGAAACGAGCCATAGAATTGGCTGTAAAGAATGTAGAAGAAGGGGGACAACCTTTTGGAGCGGTACTGGTAAAAGATAATCAGATTATAGCGGAAGGCGTAAATGAGTTGCATATTAAAAATGACATTAGTGGGCATGCCGAATTATTAGCTATTCGTAAAGCACAAGAAAAATTAGGTAGTTTAAACTTATCCAGTTCTACCATGTATGCAAGTGGCCATCCTTGTCCTATGTGTTTAAGTGCTATGTATTTTTCAGGGATAAAAAACATATATTATTCTGCTTCTTTGGAAGATCTTGAAGAAGTAGGTATGGAGTATTCAAGTTTTATTTATCAGGAATTAACCAAAAAAAATAAAGAACGTACTATCGTGATGAAGCACATAGGTTTATCGGGGGATATAGAAAATCCTTTAAAGATGTAA